From the genome of Rhodospirillaceae bacterium:
TTTTTGGTCAAAATCCACATACCTGTATCCGACACTACATTTATCACCTTTGATAACTTCAAATTCCGAGCCTTGGCCCATTATAAGATCGAAGCGCGCGCCCGCAAATGTGACCCGCATGCGGTCCGGTTCAACGAGGCAAATACCCATTTCCAGGCCGTCATCAGAATCGCCCTCATCGCCTTTTTGCTGACCTAGGGCATCCTTAATGATTTGGTTTACCCGCGACACCAGCCGCGCCGGGTCCCCAGTTTCCGAGAACGCAACATTGAGCGCGCTGGCCGTAATCGTCGTCATCAGGGCACCAGGAACGCCGTGGCCGGTGCAATCGAAGAGGACCAGGAAATAGCCGCGCCGATCTTTCTTGATCCAATACATGTCACCTCCGACGACGTCGCGGGGCTCCCAAATTACAAAGTGGTCGGCAAAAAGCTCCGTAAGGAGTTCATCATTCGGTAGCAACGAGCGTTGAATTCGGCTCGCATAGCGAATGCTGTCATGCATGACGTCGTGGGCATCTTCTATGGCTGCTTGTGCGGCTTTGCGTTCGGTGATGTCGTCGAATACTGCCACAAGACCGCCGCCAGCTAAGGGTCTACGGTGAAGTTCGAGGGTTTTACCCGTTGTCGCAACGTAGTCTTCAAGTTTGCTGGAATTTTTAAATTCGTAACTCTTAATTCGTTCTTCGACGAGGTCGGTTATATCACCAGGGCCGTACTCACCTCGTTCCGCACGAACTTGAAAAACGTCTCGTAGCGATTTGCCGACCTGCACGACGTTATTTGGAAGATCGTAGAGTTCGCGAAACCGCTCGTTAAAAAGCTGCAGCGTAAAATTCTGGTCAATCAAAAATATTCCACCCGCCATATTATCGAGGGCCGCCCGTAGAGTTTCCTGTGTTCTGTCGAGTTCTTCGGTTCGCTCCGCAACCCGCTTTTCAAGATTCTCATTTACGTCTTCCAGGCTTTCCGCAAGTTCAGATTGGCGTATTAGTGAACGTCGTTGCTCCCGCGTAAACAGGACACCAATGACAGCAAGCAGAATGAACATAAAGAGGGCCATGACCTGAGTGAGCCGTGATATCTTGGCGGCATTGTCAGCCTGAACATTGCCATCGATAATCATTTCGTTAAGGGCATTGGAAAGATTGGCCGTATAAATCGTTTTAAACCGCCTAAACTTTGCCTCTGTAACCCGTTTGAGCGCTGCGTCCCATTTCCCTTCGTCAATTAATTCGATGGCTTCGGACTCAGCTTCTTCTATATCGCCCTGTACGTCCTCCATCTCAGAAAAAAACTTTTTAACGGACTCGGTTTTAGGAAGCTTGGAAATTTTGCTGAGCAACGCGTATTTGGTGTCCTGAAAATCCTGGTAATTTGATACGTATGTGTCGGACCTTAGGCTCGCGGACAGACGGACCGATGTCGTACTTCGAATATCTGCCGTGAGAATTCTCTCAGCGTCGATCGTTAATTGGTTGAGATGGGCGAGATTCTTCTTAACCACCCCGTCGGTGTAGAAAAGGACACCGAAAGAAACCAATAGGACAATAGACAGGATTACAAGTGTAACACCATTACCCAAAATTCGATTTAACCGACTTAGCATTAA
Proteins encoded in this window:
- a CDS encoding SpoIIE family protein phosphatase, with translation MLSRLNRILGNGVTLVILSIVLLVSFGVLFYTDGVVKKNLAHLNQLTIDAERILTADIRSTTSVRLSASLRSDTYVSNYQDFQDTKYALLSKISKLPKTESVKKFFSEMEDVQGDIEEAESEAIELIDEGKWDAALKRVTEAKFRRFKTIYTANLSNALNEMIIDGNVQADNAAKISRLTQVMALFMFILLAVIGVLFTREQRRSLIRQSELAESLEDVNENLEKRVAERTEELDRTQETLRAALDNMAGGIFLIDQNFTLQLFNERFRELYDLPNNVVQVGKSLRDVFQVRAERGEYGPGDITDLVEERIKSYEFKNSSKLEDYVATTGKTLELHRRPLAGGGLVAVFDDITERKAAQAAIEDAHDVMHDSIRYASRIQRSLLPNDELLTELFADHFVIWEPRDVVGGDMYWIKKDRRGYFLVLFDCTGHGVPGALMTTITASALNVAFSETGDPARLVSRVNQIIKDALGQQKGDEGDSDDGLEMGICLVEPDRMRVTFAGARFDLIMGQGSEFEVIKGDKCSVGYRYVDFDQKFTNHSIRLNPGQRFYLYTDGIPDQVGGEKRRSFGRKRLIEMLKNVSHMSLVDQEPHLKRTFEDYQGSESRRDDVSIIGIMPLG